Proteins encoded within one genomic window of Halobacteroides halobius DSM 5150:
- the dnaA gene encoding chromosomal replication initiator protein DnaA, translated as MHTENIQEIWDTALDKIKTQLSTPSFETWFKSTQALGIKNNSLLIEVPNEFAKDWLETRYSKLIQEVISDITNNSYKIEFIIPEMKEEEILTEKKSTTKSKTKASQQEEVEIEPPALNSKYTFDSFVIGSSNRFAHAASLAVAEAPAKAYNPLFIYGDVGLGKTHLMHAIGHYILEHNSDMKVMYLTSEKFTNKLINSIRDDETTAFRNQYRNIDILLIDDIQFLAGKERTQEEFFHTFNALHDANKQIIISSDRPPKEIPTLEERLRSRFEWGLITDIQEPDLETRIAILKKKAALEGLELPNNVIVHIANKIKSNIRELEGALIRIIAYSSFSNKSVSVELAQQVLANIAQENPANRPEGKEITPGFIKEIVADHYDISLEKMNSKKRTRAIAFPRQIAMYLTRELTDLSLPQIGDKFGGRDHSTVLHAYDKIKNKISNEAEFEKNIEEILEKITY; from the coding sequence GTGCATACGGAGAATATTCAAGAAATTTGGGACACTGCTTTAGATAAAATTAAAACCCAACTTAGCACGCCTAGTTTTGAAACTTGGTTTAAATCAACTCAAGCTTTAGGAATTAAAAATAATAGTCTTCTTATAGAAGTTCCTAATGAATTTGCTAAAGATTGGCTCGAAACAAGATATTCAAAATTAATTCAAGAAGTTATCTCAGATATAACTAACAATTCTTATAAAATTGAATTTATAATTCCTGAAATGAAAGAAGAAGAAATCTTAACGGAAAAAAAATCAACTACCAAATCTAAAACAAAAGCGTCGCAACAAGAGGAGGTAGAAATAGAACCTCCTGCTTTAAACTCTAAATATACTTTTGATAGTTTTGTAATTGGTAGTAGTAACCGTTTTGCTCATGCTGCTTCTTTAGCAGTAGCAGAAGCGCCTGCTAAAGCGTATAATCCACTCTTTATCTATGGAGATGTTGGGTTAGGTAAAACTCATTTAATGCATGCTATAGGACATTATATACTTGAACACAATTCAGATATGAAGGTGATGTATTTAACATCAGAAAAATTCACCAATAAATTAATTAACTCCATTAGAGATGATGAAACTACGGCTTTTAGGAATCAATATCGCAATATTGATATTTTATTAATAGATGACATTCAGTTTTTAGCAGGAAAAGAAAGGACCCAAGAAGAATTCTTTCATACTTTTAATGCTTTGCATGATGCTAACAAACAAATTATTATTTCAAGTGATCGGCCACCAAAAGAAATACCTACTTTAGAAGAAAGGTTAAGGTCTCGTTTTGAGTGGGGCTTAATTACTGATATTCAGGAACCAGATTTAGAAACCAGAATAGCTATTTTAAAGAAAAAAGCTGCTTTAGAAGGATTAGAATTACCAAACAATGTAATAGTGCATATTGCAAATAAAATAAAATCTAATATTAGGGAACTAGAAGGAGCATTAATTCGAATAATTGCTTACTCTTCATTCTCTAACAAGAGCGTTTCTGTAGAGTTGGCCCAACAGGTACTTGCAAATATAGCTCAAGAGAATCCAGCCAATAGACCGGAAGGAAAAGAAATAACACCTGGATTTATAAAAGAAATAGTAGCTGATCATTATGATATTAGTTTGGAAAAAATGAATTCTAAAAAGAGAACCAGAGCTATTGCATTTCCGCGACAGATAGCTATGTATCTTACTAGAGAATTAACAGATCTTTCTTTACCACAAATTGGAGATAAATTTGGCGGGCGAGACCACAGTACAGTTTTACATGCTTACGATAAAATAAAAAATAAAATTTCCAATGAAGCAGAATTTGAAAAAAATATAGAGGAAATATTGGAAAAAATAACATATTAA
- the dnaN gene encoding DNA polymerase III subunit beta yields MKVEVNQKEFYQAIQTVKKAVSTKTTLPILSGILLRTQGNTLKLVGTDLEIGIECFVDATVTTEGDIVLPAKYLASIIRELPNEKVILATEPSNNTSQIKCDNSQFNIHGSAADEFPLLPEIESNTKFSISQQKLKKIINQIEFAVSEDENKPFLTGGLLILNDQKVELVATDTYRLAYREDEISQETSATEKAIIPNKTLTELSKLLDKSADEVEIVITENQILFTFAGISIVSRLIEGQFPNYQQVIPNQTKTQVEVDKNTLLQATKRAALLAKKESNIIKINFESNRLIITSNAPEIGQAYEEVPVSLTGPESEIAFNASYLMDCLKEIDKEKVIIELSGALAPGVIKTNSEQKYIYVIMPVRSA; encoded by the coding sequence ATGAAAGTTGAAGTCAATCAAAAAGAATTTTATCAAGCTATTCAAACTGTTAAAAAAGCTGTCTCAACTAAAACAACTTTACCAATTCTTTCGGGAATTTTATTGCGCACCCAAGGGAATACTTTAAAATTAGTGGGGACAGATTTAGAAATTGGTATTGAATGTTTTGTTGATGCAACAGTTACTACAGAAGGAGATATTGTATTACCAGCTAAATACTTAGCAAGTATTATCCGAGAATTACCAAATGAAAAAGTTATTTTAGCTACTGAACCATCTAATAATACATCTCAAATAAAATGTGATAACTCTCAGTTTAACATTCATGGTTCTGCAGCAGATGAATTCCCTTTATTACCTGAAATAGAATCAAATACTAAGTTTTCTATCTCACAGCAAAAGTTAAAAAAGATTATTAATCAAATAGAGTTTGCTGTATCAGAAGATGAAAACAAACCATTTTTAACTGGAGGATTATTGATTCTTAATGATCAGAAGGTAGAGTTAGTGGCGACAGATACATATCGTTTAGCTTATAGAGAAGATGAAATCAGTCAAGAAACCTCTGCTACAGAAAAAGCTATTATTCCAAATAAGACTTTAACTGAGTTAAGTAAACTATTAGACAAATCAGCAGATGAAGTTGAAATTGTAATTACTGAAAACCAAATTTTATTTACTTTTGCTGGGATTTCAATTGTATCTCGTTTAATTGAGGGCCAATTTCCAAACTACCAACAAGTTATTCCAAACCAAACTAAAACACAAGTTGAGGTAGATAAAAACACCTTATTGCAAGCAACTAAAAGAGCAGCTTTATTAGCTAAAAAAGAATCAAATATAATAAAAATTAACTTTGAATCTAATAGGTTAATTATCACATCTAATGCTCCAGAGATTGGACAGGCATATGAAGAAGTGCCCGTTTCATTAACTGGTCCAGAATCTGAAATTGCTTTTAATGCTAGTTATCTGATGGATTGCTTAAAGGAGATAGATAAAGAAAAAGTAATTATAGAATTATCTGGAGCCTTGGCCCCAGGTGTTATTAAGACTAATTCAGAACAAAAATATATTTATGTTATAATGCCAGTAAGAAGTGCTTAA
- a CDS encoding RNA-binding S4 domain-containing protein: MKKIEIKTDTINLDQFLKWANLVSTGGEAKVIIQAGKVKVNGEIETQRSKTLTSGDKIEYGGTNYQITSS, from the coding sequence ATGAAAAAAATAGAAATCAAGACGGATACTATCAACCTAGATCAATTTTTAAAATGGGCCAATTTAGTTTCTACTGGAGGAGAAGCCAAAGTAATTATTCAAGCAGGAAAAGTAAAGGTAAATGGAGAAATAGAAACACAACGATCAAAAACCTTAACTAGTGGTGATAAAATAGAATACGGAGGAACTAATTATCAAATAACTTCTTCTTGA